The Oryctolagus cuniculus chromosome 13, mOryCun1.1, whole genome shotgun sequence sequence ttaatcctccacctgcggcgccagcatcccatatgggcgcctggttctagtcccggctgctcctcttccagtccagctctctgctgtggcccgggagggcagtggaggatggcccaagtgcttgggtgcctgcacttgcgtgggagacccggaagaagcacctggctcctggctttggattggcgtagttctggtcgtagcggccatttggggggtgaaccaatggaaggaagacctttctctctgtctctctctttcactgcctaactctatctgtaaaaacaaacaaacaaacaaacaaacccaggtGAGACCCAACAGGCTGTTCTCTCCAGCAGAGAACGACTAACATTCATTGCCATATCTTAGGTGAAATAcattggcttaaaaaaaaaaaaaagatcataagaTCATCCCTTTGAGTAGGTTTGAGTGCAAGCAGCTGGGAACATCTCCTTGGCTGCACTGGACCAGAAACCAGGAAGTCAGATGTGTGTGGGTCCTGAAGCAAACACTGGCTCTTGGGTTTGCTACTCGTCTGGATTCTTTGCTGGGAGCTGACGTGTGCTTGCAGGAGCAGACTCCTACAGGGCAGAACACGCACCCCTTCCCTCCCACGGCCCCTCAGTGGGCCTCCAGGTTTATCCCAGAGCCAGGGTTTCCCAGTGACATTCATAATGACAGAAATAGGCACCAATGCCaaacttccaaaagctcatgcaAGAGGAATTAAAggatgtgtttattttgttgcaaaaatttttttgaaatcaatgcatggattttttaaaaatagtacacattgttttttttcattctgtgatGATCCCGCATGTGTCCATCAGAGTGGGCACGCAAAGgaagagctaatttttttttcttagacagCTTATAGTCTGGGAAGATAAAATGACCAGCTGCTACAAATACTGTCTATTTGAATCCTGTAAGATGATTCCAAAGCCATAGGCATGATTATTCCCCAGTAGAATCGAGAGGATTTTCAACGTGGAGAGAATCTCGTGGAGACTGGAAACAATTCGCCTCGCTTGAGCAAGTGGAATTGACTTCTTCCTTGGAGGTCATTTCTGGCCTGAGTCAGGCTGGCGTCACGCCCTCATGCCCCAgctactccctccctctctccagggAAGGGGGTCCCTGCGCGTGAGCTTCTGTGACATGTCTAGCCAATACCAGGCTGTGTGCATagccggctccctgctggtgctcccgGGCCCACCACTGCAATGAGCAGAATGGCTGTCCATCCATGCCACACGCCGTGCAGCCACTGTCAACGTCACCAGGGCAGGCCACCTTTGGCTACGATCGGGAGGCCGcagtggtggtgggtggggatGTGAGGGAGACGCAAGGGGGCGCTATCCCCTCCTCCGCTCCTCTGCTGATGCCGACTCAGGGAGACCAGACGGGTTTTCTCTTCTCGATGAAGGCTTTGATTCCTTCCTGCCCATCCTGCAGGCCCAGGTTGTCCACCATGGTCTGGGAGGCAAGGTAGTAGGCCGTTCTAAGGTCCTGGGGCAGCTGCTTGTAGAAGGTGGCCTTGCCTAGAGATACCACGGGCCGGCTCAAGGAGGCGATCTTTCTAGCTATTCTCATGGTCTCTTCTTCCAGCTGCTCCTCCGGCACCACCTTGCTGAGCAGCCCGTGGAGTAAGGCCTCCTGGGCGGAAATGGGCTCCCCGGTGAAAAGCATCTCCAAGGCAACCTGAGGGCGGAACACGCGAGGGGGTTAGAACTCTCTGCTGCCACCCGcggggccccagccccaggcagctcGCTCCATCTCCCTCTGCTAAAAGCGCGGCCGTAATGACTGCACCACAACCTCAGCCCGATGCAGTGACGGCGGGTGCCCTGGTCCTCACCGCCCTGGTCCCTGCCGGGGGCGCGATCAGATCTTTGCAGGAGCCAAGAGACCGGAGGCCACTCTGTCCCAGGCAAGGGATTGCCTCCGCCACGTTTAGGGGGCCAGGGCTCCACCCATCGCACCGCAGCACCGCGGGGCTACATGGAGCCGGGAATCATCCCGTCCCTGATGTGCTAGAGCAGCCTGGTGGCCTGGAGCAGACGGCAACGGGGAGAACATGCTGTGATTTTCATGTACAAATGAAATAGgtcagagggggcagggaggtcgtgcctcctcctgccccctggaTTTCCAGGCCACAGGAAGAGAGCGGGAGTTTACCTTCCTCACTCTGCTGTTGCTCTAGCCTGCCGCTGGTCACGTGgtgtccctctgtaactccgGGCAGCCCGCCTTGTCTGGGTGCAAAGTGACAACCGATAGGACAGCTCTCTCTGTACTTGGGGACACAGGGCAGGCaactctcctctccctccaccccctcctcactctcttgTGACCTTGGTGACAGCTCTGCCCTTCCTCCAACTCGCCAAGTGCACTGTCGCCTCGGGGGCCTGGTGCTCGAtgtccctgtgcccagccctgctctcgCCCTGGGGGCACCGCTTGGCTTGTGTCCCCATCACTCAGTTCTCTGCTCAGGAGTCCCCTTACCAATGAAGTCCTCCACGGCTGCCCTATTAAAAACGGCAAACTTCCCTCGTCAGCTCCATGTACATTCTTGGCCCTGCTCTGTGCTGTagagcttgctttttttttttttatagaaagcttttatttaataaatatgaatttcataagtacaacataAACAAGAGGGGATCACTGTTGATGTTTTGCTCGCAGGAGAGAAGCTCAAGGGACTTGAAGGGAGGCGGTTAGCTTCCATCAGGAGGaactcatccattcattcacaaTATTTACCTAGAGAACCTACTACGTGCTATGGACTCAGTGCTGTCTCTCCActcactgctgctgccccctTAACCCCCGGTGTGACTGTGTCTGGAGAAGGGgcctgggatggggtggggggataaTGAAGGTTGAACAAGTTCATTACGAGTGAGCTCAGAGAGATAGGATCTTTGCCCTCATAAGAAGAGGCACGAGGGCTTGCTGTCTCTCTACCACAAGACAcagtaagggccggcgccgcggctcactaggctaatcctccacctagcggcgccggcacaccgggttctagtcccggtcggggcgccggattctgtcccggttgcccctcttccaggccagccctctgctgtggccagggagtgcagtggaggatggcccaggtgcttgggccctgcaccccatgggagaccaggaaaagcacctggctcctgtctcctgccatcggatcagcgcggtgcgccggctgcagcgcgccggccgcggcggccattggagggtgaaccaacggcaaaggaagacctttctctctgtctctctctctctcactgtccactctgcctgtcaaaaaaaaaaaaaaaaaaaaaaaaaaaaaaaaaaaaaaagacacagtaaGAAGGCAGGAGTCTGCAATCCAGGAGGACAGCCCTCCCTGGGAACCAAACCAACTGGcattttgatcttggacttctagaaTAGTCTCTGTTGTGTAAGCCACCTAGTGGTCAGTATCTGTCATGACACCTGATCTGGTTAAAACACACAGGAGGACTTCGGGTTGTAACTTAGTTCTTGAgcgactacacacacacaggcacacacacacagcttgtaAATCCTGGAACTGAATGACTCTGGGAGAAATTGGAATTCTGACGCCTGAGATGAGGGAATGGGGAAGACTCTGACCTGGTAGGGAGCTACAATTAAGTGATCTCTTATATTCTCATCTATGTAAAAGATTCTAACATAATTGGAAAACCCCtgagaaatcaacaaaaagaaaaatgaacctgAACTAGAACAGGAGGGGTTCCATTTGGTCAGAAAAGGTATTTTCCCCCTTCGGTCTGTCAGTCAGTCGGAGAAAGACAGGTTGCCAGATATCCAGATGGAGACACGGAGACAGTTGGAACAGGAGAAACAGTCGCAGAGTCAGGCAATCATCAGCAAAGCCCCACCCCCAAAGTCTGGGCGGGCGCTTTGGCGCATTCTGACATAGAAAGGTGAGCAGATCCCATCCCTGCCTCCCCCGACGTGACCGATGACTGCGTGGCCATGCACGCTGCCAGGCCTGGGAATCGCCCCACGTGGAATCATTTTAAAAGGTGAAAGACACTTGACTTTCTGGAGCACTTTGGATGCAGCCTTGCCTCGGGCCTGGTGCGGGACCTGCTCACTGGCCGCGCCTTTGCTCTTGGACTCACTGTCACTTACTTTTGGCGCAAGCCTCTTTTTACTACCCCTTAGACAGGGCTCACTTCCAGGGAAAAGGAATCCTAGTTGTTAAATAGTAGGGAGTTTTATTGAAGTCTCCCTATGCACCCTGAGTGAGTTATGATGAGATACCTCAGGTGGGCTACTTTATCAGGAAAAGGGGGTGTCTTATTATGATAAGGAAAAAATCCCGCATTCACGTGGGCATGGTGTCTTAATCCATTCAGGCTTCTATTACAAAATGCCATGAAAACAAgctggcttataaacaacaggcAGGCagttctcacagttctgcaggctggcaagtccaaggtcaaggtcaagggcGCCAACAGATTCAGGCGCTTGTACACAGACAACTGCCTCCTGTCATGTCCTCACTCTGGGGGAACTGGGACAAGGCAACGCTTTCCTTGTTTGAGGGACTGATCCCAGTCCCAAGGGCTCTACCCTGGTGACACCATCACCGCCCAAAGTCCCACCTCCTCACACCATCCCCTGCCTGGGAGGTGGGGTGCAGGTTAGGATTTCAGGGTATAAATTCCGGAGGACAAAAGCATGCAGCCCCACAGCACGTGGCGCCTGTCTCCCAGGGAACTTGAGCAGACCGTGCAGAGCTGCATCAAGGACAGGGGGCCAAGATGGAAAGATGAggtacatgcacatgcacacgcgtGCTCCCGATACATTGCAGCTCGGTGGTGTCTGAGCATGGGGCGGGGAGCGCCACAGGACTGATGTGGCTGGGAACGTGAGACAGGCATGGAACCATTCGCGAACTGGGCTGCCGGGCCATCCATGGCTGCACTTCGCAGAccctggggacacacacacacacacacacatactccccTGCCGACAGGCAGGGGGCAGGCCTGAGACTCTGCACTTGCCCCACTCTGAGCCCCAAGGCTCtcactgcttcttccctcttggaAACGCAAGTCTGTTGGAATTAGATGATTAGGAAAGCAGATCCTGCAGTGTGAGTGAGTGACTATGCAAGATCAAATGTTCTCGATAACTGGGAAAGAGCTGGTTTGGGAAGAAAGGGATTCCGATTGCTTTATGCGCTCGCCAGTTTCACCAGTGGCTTGAGGcactggctctgtttctgagGAAGGGAGCAGCTGCACCAGATGGGGTGTCTATGTGGTGCAATGAAGATGCACTATTAACTCATGAGAAGCACTTTAGAAATGGGGAAAATAATTCaagcctggcttcaggcttctgcCCTGGTGTGGACAGAGTAAGTCTTGCTGTAGAGCTGAGCAGATCCCCAGGGTGACCAGCAGAGGGCACTGGTGACCCACAAATGTTGTCTTCACCAGCTGCTTTTGTCCAGGCTGTTTGCAAAGACAACTGCTTGCTTCCCTGTGGGTGCACAGTGGGGTGCAGGCCAGTCACCCACACATGCTTGATGGGCCTGTGCGTGGCTGTGCTCCTATGCCTACATCACGCACAAGCCACAGGTCCCTGTGTCCTGGGTCCCGTTTAGATTTCTAAGAGTCTCAAGTTTTTCCTCTTAAAGCAGCCTGCACAGGTCAGATCTATGAACCCAGCCTGGTCTTGTGTTCCCACAGACTTTTCTCCTACAGAACTCCCCTTGCTATCAGGGACTGTGGTTCTGCTCCTTCGTGTCAACCTGAACCGAATCCCGGCCCGCACGGAGCCCGGCCTTAATGAGCCCAGTGTGTGTGTAGGGCCATCTTGTTGACAGAACTCGGGGCCATTTTCAGGAGGCCAATGACTCAGAGGCCTTCTGGGGGTTAGAACAAGAGGAACAGAGACCAGGGACCTGAGCAGGGTGGTCTAGAAGTTTCTTTGCCCGTCTCCTGAGAGGCCTGTTTCTAGCCAAAACTGCCTTAGCGGAGGAAAAGTTTCTTTGGCTCTTATAACCCTCCTGCCTCTTACCCTGTCACACAGGCTAATCACTCCAGGTGGTTCTGGGTgttgggcttcttttttttttttttttttttttttttgacaggcagagtggacagtgagagagagagacagagagaaaggtcttcctttgccgttggttcaccctccaatggccgccgcggcagaagccaggtgcttatcctggtgtcccatggggtgcagggcccaagcacttgggccatcctccactgcactccctggccacagcagagagctggcctggaagaggggcaaccgggacagaatccggcgccccgaccgggactagaacctggtgtgctggcgccgcaaggcggaggattagcctactgagccgtggagCCGGCCTCCTTGGATCTTAAGGCCTGTTTTGTCACACGTATTCCTCTTGGTTCTCAAAACTCACGTAATGTTTGATGAGTAAATAGGGTATGGGGTTGAGTTTCTAGGCGTCAATCCTAATAAGCCTTGGTTTCAAAAGTTTGCTTCCTTCCCCGACAGTGGGGCCCACTGCAGGGttctcactgccttcctggggaaCCTTCCAGCAGGTCAGTGTGAAACGGGGGCTAAACAGCCTCTGGGCAGGCTGCCTGTGGCCAGGCACAGGCACCACGACCTGATCTGCAGTTCTAGGGCAGCTGTGACAAGATTGGCAGATTCTTTTAGTTTTACGCGCTGGCACAACGGAAGGACTTAAGTTACCGGGTGAATACCTACAGGTTCATTCAAGGTAAAGATCTGGATGGAATCCAACACGCCCCCTTGATGTGAAGACAGACGTCTTAGCAAGCAAGTGGTCAACTTCTGCAGTGTGGGGAGCCCACTGCTACCTGGTTTCTATAACCGTGTGAGCTGGCAGGAATCCCTTGCAAACACGTGTCTGTCAAAGCACTGTTACAAAGTCATCGTACAGCAAAGGAGGACTTGCCGGTGCTTGGTTTTCCTTGGCTCTCATCTCTTTTGTGCCGTAGGTATGCTGGGCAAAGGCTAATTTTCATAGCTGACGCTAACATAGGCAATATAGATTCCCTATGACACTGCCCCATTTCTACGGCTTTCCAACTGGGATTGAGGGTGCACTTGCTCTAGAACAGGGCTGGCGGACATCTGGGCCCCGCGGGCGGTTTCGGTGCTCGTGAAATCGTTTGGTCTGGCCCCGTCAAAGCAGCCGCAGGTGGGACTCCAAAAATTCAATACGTCTACAGCggcctaatttttaagttgatcttTTTAAGtggcccacgaatgatgttatAGATATCCAaagggcccttggcagaaaaaaaaggttccccagccCTGTTCTAGAACAAGGAAAGGGATGGGTGACGATCAGGGGTGTTCAGGATGttgtaggaaggaagaagggccTGTGACGGACAGGTCCTTAACAGAGAGGAAACGCCTTTGTCACGTGGCTCCTTCCTGGGCAGATTCAACGGATGAAGCACAGGACCCTCCGGTCGTCAAATGCAGCCATCCTAAACTTAGACACGCAGTCCATCGGCTGCTCAAAATCTCTGGAACATGACGGGTCGCCGCCACACAAGGAGCCAGCGACACTACTCTCCGGCTCCTTGGTACCTATGTTGTCAACAGGCTATGATGTCTCATGGGCGACTGCTCAGGGCAACAAAACGCAGTCTCCATTGTGTTTCAAATCAGCTTATGAAAAATCGCTGCCTgtctgaaaacaaataaacaaacaaacaaaaccaaaacctaaTGAGTTGCACTATGAGGCATGAAAGATGAAAATAGGGTGActtctgaggctggcactgtggtacagcggattaaagccccaggctgcagtaccggcatcccctatgggcaccggttcaagtcctggctgcttcacttgtgatccagcttcctgctaatgtacctaggaaagcagtagaagatggcccaagtgcttgggcccctgcatctgcatgggagacccagaagaagctcctagctcctggctccttgctccagactggctcagctctggccattgctgccatttggggagtgaaccaatggatgtaagaattctgtctctctgtctctccctctctctataactctgtctttcaaagaaataaaataaatctttaaaagaaacaaactgaTGTCCAGTTTAAGAAGccatggaggaaaaaaaattaaattaaattaaaaaaaaggctggcgccgtggctcaataggctaatcctccgcctgcagcgcctgcataccgggttctagtcccagtcagggcaccggattctgtcccggttgcccctcttccaggtcagctctctgctgtggcccaggagtgcagtggaggacggcccaagtgcttgggcccctgcaccccatgggagaccaggagaagcacctggctcctgcctttggatcagcgcagtgcgcctgcagcagcgcaccggccgcggcggccgttggagggtgaaccaatggcaaaggaagacctttctatctgtctctctctctcactgtccactctgcctgtcaataaataaataaataaataaataaagaagccaTGGAGGAACTGGCTTCTCTCCCTGACGTTAGCAGGAACAGAGAGCAGGTGGGagtgtggctcagtggttaagaccacttgggatgcccacatgctgcTTACTGTTTCTGAGTGCCTGGTCTCtgctccgatccagcttcctgctaatgtgtgtcctgggagcagcaggtgacggcttatgtaattgggtccttgccacccacatgggagaaccagatagagttctaggctcttgccCAGGCTATTgcgggcctttggggagtaaagtagAGAACAGATCTTTGTTACTCAGTCTTtccaatgaattaaaataaattcccTGCTCATAGCGGCACACCCAGCCACGTCTGCGTTGGGCAGAATGTCGCAGTGGGAAAGATCCTTTGGACAAGCTCATGGTGGAGCATCATTGGCCCTGCAGGAGGAAATCTACTACGCGAGGGTTGGCAGAAAGTTGTTACCTTTCTAGGCACTGCTCTCCCCAAAGCAACCGCAGGGGTGGAGCAGAAGAGCCCAATGTTCACCCCAGGCGTGGCAAAAGACGACTTGTCGCTGGCTATGGCGATGTCGCAGCTGGCAACCAGCTGACACCCGGCGGCCGTGGCCAGGCCGTTGACCATGGCAATGACTGGGACGGGGTGGTTCCGGATCAGCATCATGACCTGAGGGAGCAAACACACCCACTTCACTTCCGTCCAGGGGGAGGCACCACACTCCTGTCTGTTATTTTAGTTCGCTTGTGTGTTTCTGGAGCACTTTTGGTAGGCATTAGTACATCAGATTCCatggaggaaaaaaattttttaaaaatttttaaaaagtaacagcGGGCACAAAAAGGACGAGGTCCCCTGGCACTGCCCCTCCACTGCCCGCACCCCCACTGAGGATGCACTGTTTATCtctgagggacacacacacaaccctgtgTTTTAAAGTCTGAAACCCATATTTGGTGCTGCCTTGAAAAAATTTAAGGTAGAAAAGGGACTTGAGGCAATTTCCGTAGTAATGACTTCGCGTTACCTCCACCCGCTATTAAGATGGGGGGGGCACCCCGCTGTCATCAAAATAAACACGAGTgtgcacacagagaggagagacccaAGTGTGTTCCTGTGAGTCCCCGCTCACCATCCGTCTCCCAAACTTCACGTCTTGTTTTCAGCTTGGTTCTTTCCCCAACACTCTAAACAGACGGTGTTGCTATGGCAACTTCAATTTCTAAATGGTTGCTCTCTGAAccttggcag is a genomic window containing:
- the ECHDC3 gene encoding enoyl-CoA hydratase domain-containing protein 3, mitochondrial isoform X2; translation: MAAVAALRLLRAQVPGWLRRGPCAPLPAGFCTRGSASAAGRQEPEPRPTVARQRDGIRNIILSNPKKRNALSLAMLTSLQNDILHEADSKDLRVIIISAEGPVFSSGHDLKELTEEQGRDHHAEIFQTCSEVMMLIRNHPVPVIAMVNGLATAAGCQLVASCDIAIASDKSSFATPGVNIGLFCSTPAVALGRAVPRKVALEMLFTGEPISAQEALLHGLLSKVVPEEQLEEETMRIARKIASLSRPVVSLGKATFYKQLPQDLRTAYYLASQTMVDNLGLQDGQEGIKAFIEKRKPVWSP
- the ECHDC3 gene encoding enoyl-CoA hydratase domain-containing protein 3, mitochondrial isoform X1; the protein is MAAVAALRLLRAQVPGWLRRGPCAPLPAGFCTRGSASAAGRQEPEPRPTVARQRDGISRSSQLRSRPGGKASVALRAGNIILSNPKKRNALSLAMLTSLQNDILHEADSKDLRVIIISAEGPVFSSGHDLKELTEEQGRDHHAEIFQTCSEVMMLIRNHPVPVIAMVNGLATAAGCQLVASCDIAIASDKSSFATPGVNIGLFCSTPAVALGRAVPRKVALEMLFTGEPISAQEALLHGLLSKVVPEEQLEEETMRIARKIASLSRPVVSLGKATFYKQLPQDLRTAYYLASQTMVDNLGLQDGQEGIKAFIEKRKPVWSP